The DNA segment cagtcgaactgttactgttcgagaaactaacggcaactgagttatcacagtaaagcttcaatggtctagaaatggaattaacgattttgagtccagtgatcagatttctaagcaacattccatgacaggttgcattgtaaacagcaatgtattttgccatcattgtggaacttgtagttaactgttgtttatgactcttccatgagataggtccgcctgctaacataaagatgtagcccgaaatggatttcttgtcatctttgcatttggcaaagtcagaatcagaataacctaccacttctaagtgatcactaccacttctaagtgatcacttcttctataagtcagtttatagtctttcgtcccttgcagatatctaaggaccttcttagctgctttccagtgatctagaccaggattagtctgataacggcctagcattccagtaATATAAGCGAattctgggcgagtacagacttgagcatacatcaggctcccgactactgacgcgtaaggtatctggctcatttgctccttttcaacctctgttgtcggacactggcatgaaccgaaaacatctcccttaactattggagcgacggagggtttgcactgttgcatgttgtaacgtgtaaggacacgatccatgtaagtcttttgagacaatcctaagatccctttgtgtctatctcggtgaattttgATGCCAAttacgtaagaagcatctccgagatccttcatgtcgaagttatgcgagagtaatcgcttcgactcatgcaaaatgtctaaactattacttgccaatagaatatcatctacgtaaaggacaagtatagtaaagttactcccactcatcttgaggtaggtgcattgatccacttgattcttcataaaaccttgcctcttcatgacttcatcaaacttgaggtaccattgacgtgatgcttgttttaacccgtaaatggatttcttcaacttgcAGAccagatgctcctgaccttcaggtttaaagccttcaggttgtttcatgtaaacatcttcgtctaagtctccgttaaggaaagcagttttgacggtcatctgatgcaactctaaatcaaaatgagctactagggccataacgatccttaatgaatctttacgagagtcaggtgaaaacgtctcttgataatcaattccctctttctgagtgtagccctttgcaaccaatctcgctttgaagcgttcaacgttcccattcggatccagttttgttttgaacacccatttacaacctacaggtttgacaccgttgggtaattctaccaaatcccaaacgtcatttttcttcatggattcaagctcatcaatcattgctttattccattcagaagactgatcactgctaatagcttcattataagagataggatcattgagctttccaacgtccatttcagtcaggtaggtaacataatcatcccaattagtaggccttctttgcctagatgacctcctgagttgattatcaGGTTCAAcattgtcttggttttgagcgtttgatgtgccttcattatgaggtataatgggttctggttGTGGAGATGGAATTTGTGCAGTGActtcaggtgcagttgcatggggtacaagaggagtaaacggagtaacggtaagcgacgagtctctccccccgcgtcttgtacttcttgcaattcttcataAGGGTTGGtgctgctcccactgaccttgaaatcctccggGAAcacagcacgcttggtttcaacaatacgggtgacatgggaaggacaatagaaacgataacccttcgaatgatcaggataccttataaagaaacaggtaactgttttagggtcaagtttccttaggaaaggattatagagttttgcttcagcaatgcagccccatactttcatatttaagactcggtttccttcctgtccaaagttcataaggagttttagggacagacttagaaggaactctattgagtatatgaacagctgcttttaacgcttcagtccagaggaataatggtaaattagtgttggctaacatactgcgcaccatgttcataagggtacgatttcttcgttcagcgacaccattctgctgaggtgtaccaggcatggtgtattggttcacaatcccctggcccttacaaaactcataaaatggaccaggagcttgacccacatcagtatgtcttccataatattcaccgcctctgtctgatctcacaactttaatctgacgatctaattgcttttcaacttcagctttataatctttaaaagttgtaagagatttagacttttccttaataagatacaagtacatgtaacgagaataatcatcaatgaaagtgataaataaagtatgtcctgttatgccagcgatttggtaaggaccactaatgtcagtatgaatgagttctaataaattagagctcctagtggcacctttcttattcgctgatgtcattttgcctttaagacatttgacacatgttccaaaatcagtgaaatcgagaggaggtaagacttcatcctttacgagacgatttaatcgttctcttgagatgtggcctaaacgttgatgccacaacatggatgaagtctctaagtctcgaatctgtttcatctttgtgagtgattcattaatattatatgacaacaaagatttagaaaaattatcatctagttctaatctatagaaaccaccatccagaatgccagtaccataaacaacagaatcatagagaatagagagtttgcgatgaccatgagaaacgacaaaaccgtccatgtctaactttggtcctgatacaaggttccgagttacctcaggaacatataaggtatcataaagtttaatacataaaccagttttcaaaaataaatgtaatgttcctatggccttcacttctgattcccgatcatccccaactttaagtgttctttggtttcttcccagcttccggattgaaaggaatccctgagtagagttagttacatgaaccatagaaccagaatcaaaccaccaagaattagcaggaacatttaaattaaaggactcaagtatcacgaaaaaatcgttacctttcttagccagccactccttgaagtcagggcattccttttgcttatatcctgttttcttacagaacttgcaatagggtttgcctaaggagctCTTAGAGCttgaaggtgcacttgtattaggatttggcTTTTGGACATTGgaagcatcctttctttgatGATTGTGCTTCctcttcttagagttggaggttgtgaagttagcaacatcagtagtgcgatccatcttcatacgctcttcctcctgtatgcacatagcgaccagctcactcatcgtccatttgtccttctgagtgttgtaattgatcttgaatgcttcataggacgaaggaagcgaagtgatgatgaagtgaacaagaaaaccatcactgatttccatctctagccctttcagcttattggtcatgtcatgcatcatcatgatgtgctcgcgaatgccacTACTCCCATGTCATGcatcaccagcttgaggataagagtgctagcgtgtgcttttgatgttcctttgaattgagcctccacagaagccaggtaggttttagcatcttcagaatcaggaatggcgCCTCTAATAGCATTGTGAATGgattgcttcatgaacatgagagacatgcggatACATCTAGTCCATTTTTCATGAACTATCTGATCAGCAGTAGTACTTTGAGTAGTAAGATctgctggcttattctctctaagAGCATAATCGAAGTCTAGCAATCCTAGtgtaagcatgagggcatccttccattcagcaaagttatcaccagtcaaaggtggaatcccgcaattgggtgctgatagtggaaataagatgagcaagttatgatactaagaaagaagtcctaatgtgatctaagggcatgttatactaaggcagtcataaataatgaccattttaattatgaagttgtgataatgtctattactaacatcaaaataatagacttagtaaaattctacttaaacgaagacaaatcagctttggccagaagtgtaatcatttaagtatgtgtgcaaagtaatcgtgacaaagcagctttggccagaaatgagacaatcactttagttatgcacttgtcaagcatgctaaacataaatgaattaaaccagctttggccagaattaagacatttcacgtttgtaatgcatactcaacatagcttttataatacttgaacaataaatagatgtattaaatcagctttggccagaattaatacatcagaagctcattcaagttaagctattttggttttgtaaaaattATCTGATTATGATTTAGTTAATTAAATGtttaacaaaaccaagtatttaatagcaaaccacctgttagcgctgGGGGGTGCAGGGGGACAGCGTGCCCCCgcacggggttcggggcggagccccgagctGAAATTTAGTTCACATGAAACAGCCTAAGGTAATGGGGTCTcaagtgaggtctcgagtcaggtctcgactgagttttgagatctcgagtcagttatgaggtctcgagtcgcaacctttgtctcgagtcggaaccatggtctcgactactgtatttttatgagatctcgagtcgtaatgaggtctcgagtcgcaaccacggtctcgagttgtgaagattatggtctcgagtcgcaaccttatggtctcgagtcgagaccttgtggtctcgagtcgagaactgttggtctcgagttgtgaagatttaaggacctgatgatttcgagtcgagaccttatggtctcgagtcgagactgatggtctcgagtcgtaatctgatggTCTCGAGCCCACTGTTAATAGCTGTTTAttgtgataataactgaaaactcgaacttttagggattgtgggataatgtttcctgttttgttgctgatctaaacttatcaaagatttcgaaaattataactgattatcttttaacagtttccgAAATTTTTAATAGATAAAATTCAGATAAAAAACAGTAAAACACTCACTAATCCGGATTATATTCCAAAACTTAATGAATTTTCGAGTTTTCttagaacaatatgatgaaccctaaaaaaaaattaaaacataatcTGGGATCCGAAACCTTATATTTAAGACTTTTATTAACAGATTTCGGATATTAAGGTTTGCCCATTATGGTCTCGAGTCAATTTATCAAATAATTCTTTTCCGAAAACAGGGATTTCGGCAACAAGGACTCGAAACAGCCGTGACATTTAAAAGCTTTAAAATttccgttttccagatttttgatcccagaataatggatacgaaaacagaactgatttatcaacatatgctctgataccacatgttgtaTCAGTTCTGTTAAACATAAGggaaaacatgtaaataatacctgttacagcagacaggccagcagagaatccagtcagagatgcagccattgagttcgacatacttgtcaggatgatccggttcctccttagggtgtaaagttatgatggtgatgaaaccgagaCTAGGGAAGAATCGGTTGGGAGAGAGAGCcgatttgatgttatgagggttgtgtgaattgtgtaattgtctaacccttaaactctctaatgATCTCCTTATACATACACctaagaggaaacctaattagttaataagggtaatatggtccatcaacaattaccaattAATTagtaataggttattaatatattttgatctatataatataaataataaatgattataaaggctacaagattaaataataatataatgttaatatatttaatctcacatatAAGCCTTTGTATACTTCTATGAAAGAAATGAAAAATCACATTTACAATCTCATTCATTTTACCCTATAATTAATCTATTTACATACATGATAAAGTAGTAATATGACGAAATAATGATAAGATTATTTGCACTAGGGTGTTTAATCGGCAAAACCATTGTAGTTAAGGTGTTACTCTGAATGCCAatgagctagtggtggagtggtatGGGAGAGATCTTGTGTTCCAagtgacccaagttcaattcctacccctagcatttagtttctgcggcacctggtgatgatgggagactaggcgagtaggcggcgatcgctagttcgatccttgaactgagcgagttttacctcaccgcactgtcgtgccttcgggcgagtgttcacgggcttcggccctaggtgagggttttccccggttcggaaggcgagtgtatcccgatgtggtgaatttcgccagtagcccatttgaaggattcgttggccgttcaaaaaaaaaaggtgTTACTCTGAAGTTAAGGGTTCGAGCTCCACCAAAGACACATTTGTGtaatttaagaaaaaaataaaaattatttgcACTAATTTACATAATCCAATACGACATCGTTCCACTCAGCGAGCATTTCGCTCAACCTCTTCTTCTTCCACAAGCATTAGATCGAGTCTGAGCCCTAATCCTAAGCAGGCAGCCGCTTAACATTTTCCAAAATCACCGCAATTACACATCGCTCACATGGCTCGTGCTTTATCCAGATCCGCTCGTCAGGTACTAATCTTTCATGCTCTTCATCAAATTTTTATCCTTTACTTTGATTCACACATCAGTGATTATCCACCTTTAGCTTCTATACATAAACGATTCTTTAAATTTATCGTATTTCTATGATTTTGATGTTGTTGTTAACGTATTTTTATTGCTTATATGTGCTAGATCGATTTGTACGTATCGAAAGCTTTGTTTTGACTTTTCGTTAATTGTTTGTGTTGGATTGAGTATTAGGATCTAGAAATTGTTGAAATAAATGAAGATGTTTGTATAGAAACATATGATTATATTTATAAATTGAGTGTGCAGGATATCTGTTTTTTTCAGTTTTAGAATTAGTTTATTAGGTTTTGGATGTTGATTTGTGTTTTTGGGGATTTTGATTGTGCTGATTAGTTTGGTGAAGTTGATATTTGACTAGATGTATGTATGCTTGCTTGCAATTTAGATTTGGCGGTACGGTAACAGTTTTTGGAAAAGAAGTGGTTGGCAGTGTTTATAATTGGTTTGAAGTGTGTATGATGGGTTAAAGTAAATAGCTATGTAGTGTAGTATGTACATATACGCTATACTTGCatcattaatttttaaaaaaCTCGAGGAAAATGCTTTCTTCCGTTCTAGTGATACTTCTACTAAGAATTGTGGAAATGCATATTGTCTGTTGTTTGAAGAAACCTATTTATGGTTAAATTGTTAAGTAAGTGATCTTAGTTTTGAACGAAATTGATGTGTATAGTAAATTGGCAAGGCTTATGAACTTCTAACCTTGTAGTAAACAATGAGTTGTTATGTAGAAACTTAATTTACATTGCTTGAAGAAATGCATTGCTACTTGGTGCACAACATGACCTATGCGTATAGTTTTGTTGTGCTCCTTGCTCTCCCTTTTAATGGTCTGATGTATTCCCATCATGTCAAACCATGAATCAACCCCATTGCACCTGATTTCTGGCAGCATAGCAGTTAAAGCAACTTATCTGTCATGCATTGTGGTCTTGTTGGTCATAGGTGAGCATACCTTTGACATGCTTGTTTAACAAGCCATTGAAAGAATTTATTTTATGGTATTGAACTCATGACGCGGTATTGTCTTAACAACTCTATTTAAGTTGGGTACGCAATCTTCATATTGTACTCCTTCTTCGGGAGTTTTAGTTTAGTCAGAGCTTGTAGAAGTCTAccataattcttttttttttgagtttttgatGTAAAGGAGCAATTAGAATTTAGATGATGGCTTTGAAATGACAACCAGGCTATATTTTTTTCTTCTTGAAGTGTGTGGATTTTGATTGTTCTGATTAATCAAGAATGTGCCTTTGTATCATTGTATGTAGAACATGTGGTTTTCGTCATAATGTGTGTATTAACATATGGATCTGTTGTTATGCAGTTATATGGCAGTCAATCTGTTCTTCAACCCCAACAGCAAGCAGTCCCAATTCGCTTCTATGCTAAAGAGGCCACTCCTAAAGCTCTCAAGGGCGATGGTGAGTTTACATGGAATTTAACATCATTTTCAGCAATTTATAAACATGCCACTTTATATAATCTTCAGAATTCAGATTCTGTAAAGTAATTTAGATTACATGAAAATTACGGCTTAAGCTTTTTATGAAAATACTAATGGTTATACTTTTACACGTGTGTAGAAATGTTGAAAGGCATATTTCTTGAGGTGAAGAAGAAATTCGAGACAGCTATTGGGGTTCTCCGAAAAGAGAAAATTACTATTGATCCTGAAGATCCTGCTGCAGTTGAACAGTATGCTAAAGTCATGAAGACTGTAAGAGAAAAGTAAGTTCTCACAATACAAGAGTTATAACTTTGAGTTTTCGTATTAGCTGTTCACGGTGTCTGAAATCAAAATGTATTTGAACAAGATATTTTGCATGTTAAGATTGGCAACGtcttctttttcatttttctttctCATTATGTGCATTTTGTTCTTCATGTATATGTCATTTTTGATCGTTTAAGATACTGTTAAATGATTACATGCCACTATTGTTCTCAATGTCTACAGGGCAGATCTGTTCTCAGAGTCTCAAAGGATCCAATTCACCATTAAGCAACGAACTGCTGGTATCCAGGATGCTCGATCTTATCTTTTGGCTTTGAAGGACATTCGTCTCAAGTATGTctttatatatgtttttaataatTACCACTACCATTTCTTTAACTTTAAATGATCTCGTCTTAATCTAAGGTATACTCGGTTTTTATTTGAAAGACGAGTTCTACTAGTTATGATAGTTGATATATCTGTTGTATGGTTTTGATTTGAGTGGCACATCTGTAttttttgtttgaactttgaaatATAAATCTTATTTGCAGGAGAGGGCTTACAGATGAGCTAGGTGCTGAGGCTATGATGATGGATGCGCTAGAGAAAGTTGAGAAGGAAATTAAGAAGCCGCTTTTGAGGAATGACAAGAAGGGGATGGCTCTCCTCACAGAAGAAT comes from the Helianthus annuus cultivar XRQ/B chromosome 4, HanXRQr2.0-SUNRISE, whole genome shotgun sequence genome and includes:
- the LOC110937142 gene encoding probable ATP synthase 24 kDa subunit, mitochondrial, with amino-acid sequence MARALSRSARQLYGSQSVLQPQQQAVPIRFYAKEATPKALKGDEMLKGIFLEVKKKFETAIGVLRKEKITIDPEDPAAVEQYAKVMKTVREKADLFSESQRIQFTIKQRTAGIQDARSYLLALKDIRLKRGLTDELGAEAMMMDALEKVEKEIKKPLLRNDKKGMALLTEEFNKINQKLGIRKEDLPKYEEDLEKKIAKAQLEELKKDALEAMETQKKREEFNDEEMPDVKSLDIRNML